The Pseudomonas sp. LFM046 region ATTTCCCTGGGCCGTATGGGGATCACGCACAAAGGAGCATGCCTCGCAATGGACGAGCTTTTTCGCAGCTGCGAAAAGCGGTCTGGCCCGGCTCACCTCCCCGGCTGGAAGGTCAGCGAACACGCCTCCGGAACGGTAAGTCTTCTTATCGATAACGATCAGCCGCCCAGGGGCATACTCGCTTAACGCCTGAGAAATCGACTGCTGCGGCCGCTGAACCGTGCGAACCTCCCAAATGCCTTTGAGATTCTTCTCGCGCTTCTCCACCAAGAAACTGCAGAGGCTTGTGGGAAACGCGTAGCTCGGTAGGAGACCGTGGAAGAAAAGGAACTCCAGGAGTTCTTCCTGCTCTAGCTTCGGTCCTGCGATTTCGTTGTCCTCAACTTCCTTGTTCTCTCCGTCGTCCTCCGAGGCGGCAGGTGGTGGGACATCTGCGCTGAGCCGACGCAGAGTCGCCAGGAAATCTTCCGCCACCTCCGCGAGCCACTCCTCGAGCGCTCGGCCGCCGGTATCTAGGGACGGCGGAAGCCATGCTGCGACGGATGCCCTCAGGTCACCCTCGGCGGCGAGGATGCGGTGTGACACCCAATCTCCAAAACCTTCTAGGTTTAGACCAGTGTCCCGTGCCCCATGGAAAAACTGTCGTGTCGGGCCGAGCGCCTTTTCAAGCATTGACGTTTTTTCACCAAGACCGTGGCCCCCCTGTTCCATGAGTTCGTGGAAGAAGGTCTGGACCAAATAAGCATGCACGTGCCGTCGGGCGATTTTGGGGTTATCTACCTTGACCTCGGGCGTACGCGGCGGCCCAGCCACGATGTGCTCGGGGTTCAGGAAATAATGGCTGTCGTGAGGCCCGGTCTGGGAATACGTCACGACGGTCGAGACCGAAGCACCGCGACGGCCCGCACGACCGGCACGTTGCTGGTAATTCTCACGTTGGGGGGGAACGTTCCTCAGTGCTACCGCGACTAGAGAGCCGATGTCGACGCCAACTTCCATGGTGGTGGTGCAACTGAGCACGTCGATCGGCCTGTCGAAGTCCTCGATAAGGACGTCTTGAAACCTCAACTCATAAAGCTCGGTGGTAGCGTGGACGCTGCTGCGGTCCCGATTCGAGAGTTGGGCTGTGTGCTCTTCGACGCTCAGGTTGGAGAGCCGGGCACCGGAGGCGAGGGCCTCTTGCACCGGCAGGCGCCAGAAGCCCTTGCGGGCGGCCACGTAATTGCTTACCAGGGGATCGACTAGTCTGACTCCTTCGCCTCCGCAGGCAAGGCAGATCGTCCCACCTAAAGCGAGAGGCATGAGGGCTGTGCAGTCCGGACACTGAGCCCAGACGTGGGAAAGGTCGACCCGTAGGCGGAGTGTGTTCGGAGTAAGGAACCAGACTTTGTCTTTCTCGGACGCCAACTGGCTGCGGAACGCTGCCTCGATAGCCTCGACGGCGGGCTTCCCCCAACCGGGGCGACGGGCAAGGGCCTCCGCGAAGGCCCGGTCGAACTGCCCTTTGCTTCCCCAGTCCGGCTTGAAGTAACCGGCCGCCTTGCAGCGGAGTACCGGGTCCAGCGACGGGTCGAATGCGAACTCCCTGAGCAGTGCATCTATCCAGGCGACTGCGAGTGCTCGGACGTCCTCATTCCCTAGGGCGATCCCCACCGCCTTGATATCGTCTTTCAGCTTCCTGAGTTTTGCCCGCGCGGGCTCGACGAAGCCGACGGTTGTTCCCGACAGCGAATAGTAGTTGCTGCAAAAGAGCTTCAGCAGCGCTATCCGGTATCGTGCGGGTGGCGTTTCCGACGGTTCGAAATCGTCGTCGAGAGCCTGCCTCAGGTCCCCCTCGCAGTCGCGCTCGAATTCGGCGCGAGCGGCGGCGATCTTCTTCGCATCCTGCCCGTCGAATATGAGGAGGTCGTGTTCAGAGAGGACCGATAAGAAGGCGAGATAGAGGCTAAGGTTAGGTCGCGGCTCTTGGGGAATTGCCTCCAGCCGCGCGCACGCGAGCGCAACCGCCTGCCGGAACACGTCGAGCTCGATGTCCCGGGGGATGTCGCGAGCCAACCGGGCAGCCTTCTGGCGGCCATCGGAGAAGATGAGTACCTTCCGACCTCCATTGGGATGCTTTGCATCGATAGTGCGACTTGCCGGCTGGCGAGCCATCTGCGTGCGGACCAACGCAGTGAATGGAGCCTCGCCCTTCGTCACGTGGTCCATCACCTTGGAGGGCTCGTCCTTAGAGCTTCGGGTCCTACGCATACATACAGGGCATTCGTCGAAGGCGATCTCCACCTGGCCTGCGGCGACCTTGTCGGGTACGTGTACCTTGCGGTAGCCCGAGGCATCTGGGGGGCACGTCGGGGAGAGTTGTCCAGTTGGAACGTGAAGCCACATGTCTTTGTGGCGGCTGCGCGGGTGAACGTTCTCCTCGACCAAGATTTCAATCGGAATAAGTTCGATAGTACCGCCTTCGGACAATGGGCCACTCGGCTGATGCCATACAAAGTCCATATCGGAACTCACGTAGCCACGGATGAAAGCGGCACCGCAATCGCGGTGGGTGAGCAATTCGTAGACCCTTCCCTTCGACGTGCAAAAGCACCGGTCCAACGGCTTCGTGTGAAGGCGACCTAGGATGGTGGGGCCGGCGTGGCCGCCGAGTCTTTGCGAGCATTCGGGGTCCACGCAAGCGTGAAGCCCGGGAAGCCCTCTATGGAAAAGATGCAAGCGGGTCGGTATCAATACGCGGCCATCTGAGCGCCGCCGGGCATAGCTACCCAAAGCAAGCAAGGCGTCAGCCGCCCGCGCTGCGGTGTTAGGTGGAGATTCGCGGAAGAGCGCCTCGCTGAGGGCGTCGAGCCTAACCGCCTTGCCCGACACCGTCGCGATCAGTGCCTCAAGGGGACCGAAGTCGGTCATATTCTCGTAGAGCCAGTCACGGAATGATGCATGGTCGCCTGCGGTTGGCGCCTGCCAGTTCAGGCGTGCGGCGAGGTCCACCGTGGCCGCCTGCGCAGCGCCGAGGTCGTTGGCTGCATTCTGAAAAGCCCCAAGATCAAACTCCGCCAACGCCTCGGCCTCTTCGCGCGTGGCGGGACGTGGGAGAGAACGCGGTTCAGGGGTTCCTTGGATCACTCTGACGCGTCGGGAGGAACCATCTGGCAAGCCGGTTAGATCCCGGGCGAAGCGCTCGCCGTCCTCGACTGCAGTCGGGCCTGAACCAAGGCTCGCACTGGTTAGAATGCAACGCATGCGTTCACGGGATATCTCCAGGCGGGCGCAAAGGCGTCGGATGAGAAGAGCGACCTCCGCGCCACCAGCCCCCCTGTACATATGCGCCTCGTCGAGAACGAGGACGAATTCGTTCCGGGGATCAGCTTTGAGCCAATCCCTAGTCTGCTCGAAGATGCCGCGCTCGATGGGGCGCATGAGCATGTACTCAAGCATGGAGTAGTTGGTGATGAGCAGTTCCGGGCAGCGCTGCTGCATCTCGTCCCGGGTCATGAGCTCACGGTCACCGGGCTGCGTAATAAGCCGATGGCCCCAGTTGTTGGCAATGTATTGCTTGCCAGCCTTCTTACCTGACACATAGGTTTTGGTCTGAGCCGACTCGCGTCCATAGAAGGCATCGAGATCTTTACTGGGCCAGCGGCCGATGCGTTCCAGTTCCATCCGGACGGCCGATTTCTCTGCAACCTTGCGATAGAACTCTTCGAAAAGTGGTTTGATGAAGCGTTCATCCCGCACGGAAGATCGGCGTCCTGGATAGGGCGTGCGTCCCGTGTAACTGCCGAAACGTACGGGCCTCGGCCTCCCCTTCGCGAGGACCTTTGCTGCCTCGGGGTTGCCGAGCAATCGCCGGATACGTGCAAGCTGATCATTGACCAAGGCATTCATCGGATACAACAGCATCGCCCTGCAGCCTGGAAGCTCGGCAGACTCGGGCCTTTCTTCCCCCTCGATCGCCAACTTACCGATGACAGGCATAAGGAAGCTTTCGGTCTTACCAGAACCGGTGCCGGTAGCCACTACCAGGTCGGCCGCTTCATCGCCGAGGAAAGACACGAGCGCTTCCGACTGGTGCTCATAGGGGTGGGGGTAAAGGCCTACGCCCATCCCCGCCAATTGGGTCAGTGCATCGATGGCTGCCTTGGGAATCGGCAGGCTGTCGTAGAGATCACCCACCTTATAGACTGGAGTGGCTTCCACATAAGGGACTTGGGCGATGGTGGCATCCCTCCGAAGAAGCGCATGGCGCTCTTTGATAAGCCCCTCATCGCGGATGTGGTATTGAGCCTCAATGTATTGCCTAAGACTCTCCGCCAGACTCCTCGCTGCCTCATGGACGCCTGTCGCTTCAACAGTTTTCGACATTACGGTCATTAGTTTTCTCTCCCTGCGCCAACGCGCTCGTCCAGTACGATCCGAAGCCCCTCGAATGCCTTGCGCAGGATCGGTAGAGTCTCTGCGGGGAACATGTGATGCGTTACTCCAGGGTGTTCACCGTCGGGCGCGGGAACCTGCCAGCCAAGAAGGAGTACTCGCGCCTCCCGCTCAGGCAAGCGGCGCCCTAGACTGAGCTTCACCAATCCCTGAGACGCTGAAGCGACGACTCTGATAGGACGCCCTACCTGCGCATCCAGATAAAAGCGAAGGCGCCTGGCGTCCTGGGAGTCAATGCCGCTAAGTCTCCGCAGACGACTCCTGACAAATTCGCCAATGAAATAGGAAAACATCGGCCCGGCCACTCCCGAACTGCGCACTCTGCAGAGTAAAATCGGTCCCTCGCCTACCGGTAGATCCGCAAGCCTGACCCATTCACGGGGCAAGTAGGCGGAGACCTCGCCGATGTCATCGGGAGCGTCCGTCAGTCGCGTCGTAGCTTCGGCCAGCAGCCGCGCTGACCATGCTTCAAGCCCTTCGGCGGGGGCTCCGATCCATTCATCTGCCTCCCACAGATCTGCCCAGCCTTCGCAAGCGGCTGTCTCCACAAGCCGGACCCTACCCTCAGCCCTAGCCGACGCCCCCACTGCCTGCGGGAGCACCTCCCTTGGCCCTCCACCTAGCAGCACAGCTAGCCCGTCTCCTGCCCGTACAGTGTGCGCCGGCGCCGCAAGCCACCTGCCGCCTTCGAGTCTGACCATGTCGCCCAGTTCGGCAAGGCTATTGAGTACTCCCATCACTCCAGGGTGAGTATCCTCCCCGTCGGCAGCGAGATCTGGCCATAACGAAACCAGCTTACGCCGCACCATACCGGTGAGGCGAACCGAGGCAGCAGGCTCCCACGCCCCCTGTCCGCCTACAGGGACAGAGCAGAGATGTGATACCGCCCGCAGGCATTCCGACACTGCGGATATCCGAAGGCATTCCCCGGCCGACCTGCAGCGTATCCCCGCCGCGACGACCCTACGTGCCCCCTCTAAGGAAGCCGCCTGCCACTCCATCGTCACTCCCTCAAACTGTCACGTCTGCTCGCCGTTCGGCCAACTCGCGTTCAGCGATTTGAATGATCTCCCTAACAGGACCGCCCATGGCCCTAGCCCATGGAGCGGCCCATGAGACCAGCAGCGAATGGAGATCATCCTCCGCTTTTCCGCCTGGCATCGCCCTAAGAGTCGTGTAAGCGCGGCTAGACACGCGCCGCCATAAGCTGCCGCCCTCAAAGCCAGCTTCCTTCAGGAGTTCGCCCAACTGGCTTGTCACTGGAGTCGTCTCGCTAGTTTCAAGGCCATCGACCTGCGGCCAGGCTTCTTTCGCGAGTCGGCCGTACCTCAGCGGCGGTAGCTTGGCGGAAATGCCGCGCATCGGAAGAGTATCCGTATCTAACACGGGGCCCATCTCAGCAAGCGTGCTTCCATCAGGGAACGCGGCCGGCCCCTGCGCCCAAGAGGCAATTAGAGCAAAGCCTCCGTAGCTAGACCCGGTGAACTGTCGTCGCACGACAATGTCCCGAATGGCAGCACCGTAGACCTCAAAAGCCGAGAGGTTCGCCCCCTTCAGAAGCAGGCAGCTTGACGATTCTGCGACGATCTCGACACAGTCGGACGCAGCCTCATCGGATACAAGTCCGACCGGCACTCGCCATTCATGGAAAATCGGCCCGCCGATTGCTGCGGCCACAGAGTCAGCCACCAAGTCAGCGAGCGAACCCGAGAACTGCACCATTTGGCCTGCGACGAGAGCAGCTACTGTCTGGCGGGCAGCGGCGATTGCCGCTCCTCTCGCAATGCCGGTCGCCTGAAGATTCGAAGCGACTAGGTCACAGGCGTTTTGGATAGAAAGAATGTCCACGAACGCTCCCTCTGGCTTGTGCTCAAGCAGCCTTACCCGTTGCCTTGTTCCCGATTCCGCACCACTTCCCACCAAGATGCTTTCAAGGGCAGCGACTCGTCCCAAAAGAACGCCAACGGTCTCGGCGGTCGCCGCCCGATCGGCTTCGCCTGCTGAAAGACCTTCGACAGCCACCTTCAGCGCTGCTACGCCAGTTGCGACCTCATCCCACCTGTCTCCACGTACCTCAAGCGCCCGCACGCCTTGCTCAAGGGCATCGGTCCTGATGTTGACGGCGGTGACGGCGTCAGCGTTCTTCTTACCGGCAGCACTTAGCGAGTCGATAACTTTTTCAGTCGTTTCGGAGCGCGCGAACTGCGCATCCAGTGCAATCCGCAATTCGGACACTGCATCGGAGTTCTGACTAACGTTCTTCGCGGCGTCCTCCATACCTCTGGCATGGGAAGCCGAGACGACTTCAAGCTGTCCAATGCGTTTGACCTCATCCGCAGTAGCAGCCTCAGCAACTGCAAAGCGTTGCTCCATCTCTTCAAGATAGGCCGGTAGGCTGTCGATCATCTGATCGCGTGCCAGAGTTGAGGCAGAGCGGAAGCAACCAAGTGCCATCGCGACATCGGGATGGTCTGGATAACAGCTGAAAATGAATAATCGCTCTACGTCCTCCCTAGCTGCGCCCGGGAAACGTTCGGCGAGTTCTCTCAAGAAGGAGGGGCCGGCGTCAGGGCTAGGCTCGGAGTCTTCGCCTTGTGGAACGGATTCACCCAGCCGGTCCCTAACCCAGGCCTCCCAAAGCTGGGTGAAAATGCTCCAGTCAAATGCTTCTTTGGGGCTTGTTTGCGGGTGGATCAGATGTCCTAGTAGGCGCTTCTGTCTCTCTTTGAACTCGGGCGGCGTGCCTGGCCTGAACCCCTGGACGCGCGGCAAACGGTCATAGATTGTCCTACGCAAGCCATGGGGAATCTCCTCAATGAATTCGACGACCGCGGCTTGTCCCAATGCAGAGATTCGCTGTTTTGCCTCCTGGCTGTATTGGTAACTCATGGTGAGGCACCTTCTCCCAAACGTTTAACTTCGAAGCCGCAGGCAAGGACCTCCTTTACCAGCGAACGATAATGCGGGATGAGCGACGGTTCGGGCCTCATAGTAGCCAAGGCCCCAACTAACGTGTTGTCGTCCGTATGTACTGCTGTTGGCGAAGCAATTCGCAGGTGGAGCATGAAACTAAGCAGCCTTGATCGCAGGGCCGGGGTGAGTTCCCTACTACCGCGATCCACTGAGGTATGTGTCCAAGTGCCGGCGACGTGCAGTCGCCCAAAGCCACCAAAATCAATCTCCACGTGACATGCAGGATCGGCCAAGGCCGAAGTCATTTTGGTCTGCACATCGGGCGGTGGGAGACGCATATGACGGCAGTGAGGAGAGGAATCACTCCCAGAGGAAAATGCAGTCACAAGGCGCCCGGTCGGTCCATCTATGCGGAGAATCCCCGCCGCGCCAGGAGGCATCGACAGGTAGTCAGGCCCCCTCCCATGCGCCCGGGCCTCAGTGGCCACATCTGTACACCTGCGTTGATGCAGAGAAACAACATGGCGAACTCCCGTTGGTGTCGTGAACACCAGTTCGACAGAGGGATGCCTCTGAGGGCGCTCTAGATTAAGGGAGAAGGAGACGAACTCTTCAATCCCCGGGGTGTTCGCATCTGACACTTTGACGGTCTGCGTGCCGTCAGGCCTAAGGGCAAAAAATGCTGGCGATCGGTCCACTCCTAGGGCGGAATGCTTTGAGGACCCACCTTGAACTTGCATCGTCGGACCGTGGTCCGACTGTTCCAACGGCATCATCTTCGCTGCTAGCAAGAGCATGCCCGTCCTGACACTCTCAATCACGTTGACGCTTGCATTCCTAGTGAAGAATGGCCAAACAGCAGTGATTGCGGGTACGGGTGGTGCTATTGGCAGCCCGGTGAATGAACGCAGCCAATCGGTGCATTCTGGGGATAGCTCATCGGGAAATGTAACTAGAGCTAGATTCCATCCCTGCCGTCCAGGAAACCTTTCGATCACCAACTCATCGGGAAAATCTGGCTCAGCAGGCTCCCTCCACAGCAGGGCAAAGGTTTCAGAAACTCTTAGTTCCTGTGTTCGTGGGAACCCTCGAGGCTCGCTTCTTCCCGACGCGGTGAAGGCAGCAGCACCTACGGCGGGTAATCCCCGACATTCCCTATCCACACGAAGGACGAACGAAGGGTCGGGTTTGCCGCTAAATTCGACTATGCAGTAGGGGGCCGTAGAAAGCTCGGCGGTCACACGGCGGCGAATCTGCATACCACGCATATTTAGCGTCTGGATTCTTCCACCCACGTCAAGTGAGAGCGTGGCCGGACATTCGCGACATGGGGGAAGCACCAGTTCGAGTGACCAACCAGCGCGATCTGTCCCTATTGCAGGAATCACCAAGCGGAGTTCCATCCTCTGCTTTTCCATCGTGGCAGAGGCTTGTCCCTGGACATACTGCCCATGGAGGCCCGGAACGAAGATCTCGCACTCAGGCGATCCCATACCAGGCCAGTGGGCGAAATGTGGCTTCCTTCTCACTCCGGAGCGGTGAAGAACCCTCGCTTTGCACACTGGGCATACATAAAACCAGGAGAACGATACTTTCGCTGCCGATTCCAATCTGCCCGTTATCTCATTGAAGGCGTACTCCATTCCCCCCTCCCTGTGCCCTTACAGCCGACCGGCCTTCCTATGCATCTCTACTTTTTCTAGCTGCGCACGTAGATTTCGGGCTTGATTCCCAAACATGTCAATAAGGTCGCTGGACATCCAATCACGATACTCGGGTCTACGCCTTGAGCGAGGTATCATCCACCGATCCACTGCTTGCTCGGCAATATCCTTTGCAGACAGGAGCGAAGTAAGGTCGGGTTGACCTTTTCCCGTCTGCAGAATTTCGGTCGCATTATTGGCGAGCTGGCAGATGAAAACTTCGCGTTGGATACCGTGCCGCATTAGATCTTGTTTGAAACCGAGCGCAGATAACGCCGCCTTCATCGTTCGCAAACGCCAGTTGGGCCCTTGCCCGAAAGCATGCTGGTCCGCATAGGTATGATCAATATCGCGCAAGTAGTCACGGAGCTCCGCAAACAACTGATCTGGAATGTGAAAGTGCCCCCAGCCGTTCGTGTATCCGATGGATTCTAAATACTTTATTCCATCAAGCCTCAGTCGATTATAAACCGAAGACCTTCCCATTGAAGATGATGTTGTTATCGCAAGAAGACGTGCTTTTTTCACTTCCCCGGAAATGACACCTGTCGTACCGCCGTAAGCCCTAGAAAAATCGTCATAAAGATCACGACTGCGCAACAAGCACGCTATAAGCTTGCCACCGAGAAGCGTATTGTATGGAGGGAGCGCCCCCAATACATAAGCGTCCATCAAGTTTACGAGGCGTGCACTCCTGTCATGAATGTCCCAATCAATGAACCTGTCTCGGACAGCGAGATTAAAGACAGGATCACCAATAGCAATGAGACCCATTAGCTTCCCATTATTCTCATCCCAGACAAGGTATCGGAGACGCCTACCGAATCCGTTTGAGACGGGAACAGACCACGATAGCGAAGCAAGCCTGAAGAGCTCACCTTGCTGCGTTTCCGATGAAACACGCTCAAGGACCGGAGAGATTTTCTCTGGATCAATATCCTTGCCTGATGCAAAGAATTGCATCAGCTTTCGGCCCGTTAGCGAGACAAATTTCTCATTGGCCGAAAGCCTCTCTTCTCGTTGTGCACTGTGGAGCGAGCGGATCGCTTCCTTGGTGTTTCCTGGGGCTTGTAATGTTCCCTCTTCAGATTTAGTAAAGCCAAGGGAGTGCAGATGTTCCCGCAATTTGCTCTTTAGATTATCCTCGCGCGGCTCGACACTAATAACTGTTGCATCGC contains the following coding sequences:
- a CDS encoding DEAD/DEAH box helicase, encoding MTVMSKTVEATGVHEAARSLAESLRQYIEAQYHIRDEGLIKERHALLRRDATIAQVPYVEATPVYKVGDLYDSLPIPKAAIDALTQLAGMGVGLYPHPYEHQSEALVSFLGDEAADLVVATGTGSGKTESFLMPVIGKLAIEGEERPESAELPGCRAMLLYPMNALVNDQLARIRRLLGNPEAAKVLAKGRPRPVRFGSYTGRTPYPGRRSSVRDERFIKPLFEEFYRKVAEKSAVRMELERIGRWPSKDLDAFYGRESAQTKTYVSGKKAGKQYIANNWGHRLITQPGDRELMTRDEMQQRCPELLITNYSMLEYMLMRPIERGIFEQTRDWLKADPRNEFVLVLDEAHMYRGAGGAEVALLIRRLCARLEISRERMRCILTSASLGSGPTAVEDGERFARDLTGLPDGSSRRVRVIQGTPEPRSLPRPATREEAEALAEFDLGAFQNAANDLGAAQAATVDLAARLNWQAPTAGDHASFRDWLYENMTDFGPLEALIATVSGKAVRLDALSEALFRESPPNTAARAADALLALGSYARRRSDGRVLIPTRLHLFHRGLPGLHACVDPECSQRLGGHAGPTILGRLHTKPLDRCFCTSKGRVYELLTHRDCGAAFIRGYVSSDMDFVWHQPSGPLSEGGTIELIPIEILVEENVHPRSRHKDMWLHVPTGQLSPTCPPDASGYRKVHVPDKVAAGQVEIAFDECPVCMRRTRSSKDEPSKVMDHVTKGEAPFTALVRTQMARQPASRTIDAKHPNGGRKVLIFSDGRQKAARLARDIPRDIELDVFRQAVALACARLEAIPQEPRPNLSLYLAFLSVLSEHDLLIFDGQDAKKIAAARAEFERDCEGDLRQALDDDFEPSETPPARYRIALLKLFCSNYYSLSGTTVGFVEPARAKLRKLKDDIKAVGIALGNEDVRALAVAWIDALLREFAFDPSLDPVLRCKAAGYFKPDWGSKGQFDRAFAEALARRPGWGKPAVEAIEAAFRSQLASEKDKVWFLTPNTLRLRVDLSHVWAQCPDCTALMPLALGGTICLACGGEGVRLVDPLVSNYVAARKGFWRLPVQEALASGARLSNLSVEEHTAQLSNRDRSSVHATTELYELRFQDVLIEDFDRPIDVLSCTTTMEVGVDIGSLVAVALRNVPPQRENYQQRAGRAGRRGASVSTVVTYSQTGPHDSHYFLNPEHIVAGPPRTPEVKVDNPKIARRHVHAYLVQTFFHELMEQGGHGLGEKTSMLEKALGPTRQFFHGARDTGLNLEGFGDWVSHRILAAEGDLRASVAAWLPPSLDTGGRALEEWLAEVAEDFLATLRRLSADVPPPAASEDDGENKEVEDNEIAGPKLEQEELLEFLFFHGLLPSYAFPTSLCSFLVEKREKNLKGIWEVRTVQRPQQSISQALSEYAPGRLIVIDKKTYRSGGVFADLPAGEVSRARPLFAAAKKLVHCEACSFVRDPHTAQGNDSTCPVCGGALKEETMIQPEVFGPECARELPEDDREQDITFATMAQFPQPVDPEVFTFRPCGPNASFIHATDRRLVTVNRGKEGGQANGFSVCVECGAASVFDQFSPTGGPHERPYRYLGPQGTPQLCSGEFRRVLLGHDFTTDLLLVRLRVAAPLVTDTSDIVTLRMLEDALHTIAEAVRLAASRHRQLDLDPTEFGSGFRVVPALQNEARMLDIFLYDTLSGGAGYAEVAARNLPEILEATLALLESCTCDTSCTECLDHFHNQHIQDRLNRKLGAALLRYGIFGEEPRCSSPNAQEATLSQLCASLELDDFRCLPGGTPEAPILVEHGERRMALGSYPGLIGRPEFVHAVKHAQNVHDYLALNEYLLRSNLPDAHQRVRSFFR
- a CDS encoding Druantia anti-phage system protein DruA gives rise to the protein MPNGDATVISVEPREDNLKSKLREHLHSLGFTKSEEGTLQAPGNTKEAIRSLHSAQREERLSANEKFVSLTGRKLMQFFASGKDIDPEKISPVLERVSSETQQGELFRLASLSWSVPVSNGFGRRLRYLVWDENNGKLMGLIAIGDPVFNLAVRDRFIDWDIHDRSARLVNLMDAYVLGALPPYNTLLGGKLIACLLRSRDLYDDFSRAYGGTTGVISGEVKKARLLAITTSSSMGRSSVYNRLRLDGIKYLESIGYTNGWGHFHIPDQLFAELRDYLRDIDHTYADQHAFGQGPNWRLRTMKAALSALGFKQDLMRHGIQREVFICQLANNATEILQTGKGQPDLTSLLSAKDIAEQAVDRWMIPRSRRRPEYRDWMSSDLIDMFGNQARNLRAQLEKVEMHRKAGRL